In the Deinococcus roseus genome, CGCAGACTGGACTGCTCCCAAGATCACTGTCACCAACGCAGCAGGCGGCTACGACACCGGCTTTGGTGGAGACAACATCTTCAAAGAGCTGCGCATCGACTCTGACGACAACTTCCTGTACCTGGGCTACGTTTACCGGGCTTCTGGAAACTCTGCCATTGTGCACCTGGACTTCAAAGACGGTGGCTTCACGGATGCCAACACCATCAATGCCTGGGCCAGAAAAGCCACCTTCAACAATGGCATTGATGCCTTCGTGGCCCAGTACCAGGAGCAGGGTGCCCAGATGTGGGTTTTCAATGGCAGCAACGTGGACCAGAACAACAACTTCACCAGAGTCACCACAGGCACTGGCCCCGAGTACACCACCGAAGTGGCCATCCCCTGGAATGCCCTGGGCCTTGCAGGCAAACCTGCACACGTGAATGCTTATGCCGGGGTTTACGGCGGAGACAACTATGGTGCCGGAGACATCCTGCCCAGCGAAAAATCCACCCCTGCCTACCCGGGCAACACCATTGCAGCCAGCTATGACCCACCGGTTCAACGTCAGGTGACCTTCACCAACCCCATCCAGATCCTCCCCTGATCTTCAGGTTGCAGTAAAGAAGATCCCCCAGGTGTGCGCCTGGGGGATTTTTTGATTCCGTGTTCTTTGCTCTGGCTCTGAAAGCTCTGTTTCTGAAGGCTCTGTTTCTGAAGGCTCTATTTCTGGACCTTTTATTTGGCCTGTTGTTGAATCATTTGTTCCAAAATCTTCTGTGCAGAGATGCTGGCTTCAGATTCCACACCCAGCTGTTTGATGTCGTGGAAGAGCTCCAGGGGCAAATCAATGCCTGATTCTCCGGGATCCACCAGCACCAGTTTGCCATTGCGCTCGTAGAATCCCCAGAAGTCGCCACCATCCAGTTTTCCGCTGCCGTTCTTGTCCAGCCAGGCCACCGGGATGTAACGGCGGCTCGTACTCAGGGAAATCTGGTAATTGGCCACTTTGCCGGAAGCCGCCACATCAAAAAACCTGGAGAAATTGGGGTCACACAACATTGCAGGGTTTCCAGTGTATGCACACGCAATCACGGAGGTTCCCTTTGCATTCACATCCGTGGGTTTTACCTGAACGCTCAGCATTTCAGTCCTGGTGGTGATCCCGGAATTGGCTTTCACAGTGATGGTGTAATTTCCAGCAGAGTCAGCCAGTGCTTTCACGTCAATGCGAAACTTGTTGGAACCCAGATTGACCAGGGTGGCCTGCAGTTTGGCATCCACACCTTCAATTTTCACATCAATGGGCTGGGCAAACCCACCCGTCAGGTTGAGGTGCAGGGTGGCAGAAGCGCTTGATTCAGCTTCCAGGGTGATGGCTGGAACGTCCAGCAGCACATTGAAATCCGGCACTGGGATGGAATTGGCCATCTGCACAGCTTTGAAGGCATTGATCAGGCCTGCACCGCAGCCATTGGCCACCCGACACTGCTCGTTGCTGAGGGGTGTGGCGGTTTTCTTCAAAATCTCCACAGCTTCCGCATAGTTCAGGTTGGGTTTGACGCTCTTCATCAGGGCCACCACACCCGCCACGTGGGGTGCAGCCATGCTGGTGCCCTGCAGGAAAGTGTGGATGAATTCCTTCTTGACATCGTCTTTGCCGAGGCTCAACACACCGTCGGGTTTTGTATCACCATTGAGGTCCTGGGCCATCTCCCCACCTGGAGCCATCACATCCACCCGGGTCCCAAAGTTGGAGAAGGTGGAGCGGTCACTGGCAAAACCCGTGGATCCCACGGTGATGACGTTTCCGCAACTGGCCGGACTGAACTTGCTGGCATCGGCATTGGAATTGCCAGCAGCCACCACCACGATGATGCCTTTGGCGGCCAGTTTGTCAAAGAGGGCCTGATAGGCAGGCAAATCTGAGCAAATGGCCTTGCCTCCCAGGCTCATGTTGATCACCTGGGCAGGGTTGGCATTGGCGGGCACTCCGGCCACAGGTTCTCCTGCAGCCCACAACAGACCGTCCATGATGTCAGACAGGGGGCCTCCAGCCAGACCCAGCACCCGCACAGGCACAATCTTGGCTCCCCATGAAACGCCTGCCACTCCAGCGCCGTTGTTTGTGGCTGCAGCAATGGTGCCTGCCACGTGGGTTCCGTGGTAGGAGGTGGTGTCGTTGCTGCCCGTGTCTTCAGGGTCAGGGTCCCGGCTGTCTCCATCTCCGGTGGGTGTGTCGCCTGTGAGGGTTGCGAAATCGTAACCCGGCAACAGTTTTCCAGCCAGTTCCGGGTGACCCTTCAGGATCCCGGTGTCTGCCACCGCCACGGTCACATTGCTCCCGGTGGTGATGTCCCAGGCTTCCTGCAGCTTGATGCTGTTGTAGTGCCACTGGAAGCCCAGCAGGGGATCATTGGAGGTCTTCATGGGATACATCATGTAATCGGGCTGGGCATATTCAACGTTGGGATCGGCCCTGAGGGCAGCCAGCACGCTGGCCGTCTGGGCACGGGTGGCACCATCAAAAGCCAGCAGTTTTACCCCGGACAGGGCAAGGTTCCTTTGCAGGTGCAGGGTTTTTCCAGCCACCTGCACCAGCCCTTGCTTGCTGAAACCTGCCTCGTTGCGGTATTTGACCAGGAAGTGGCCTGGAATCACATCAGGGCTGAGGGACTGGGCGGCTTCTTGCTGGCTGAGGCTGAGGCTGGTGTCAAAAAAACCCACCTGTCCCTTGATGGTGCCCTGGGTGGGTCCCCCGCCGCCTCCTCCGCAAGCTGCCAGCACCACGCTCAGCAAGGTGGCATTCAACCCCAGTGTCACATAAGTCTTTTTCATTCTTCCTCCTTCAGGTCCAGTTGGACACACCTGGCTGGACCGCACTGCGTGGGCAGCATGCACTTGCCCTGGACTGAACAACTCTGGAAAACTGATGATGGTTCCGACAGGATGGAAGCACCGGGTCTGGCGGTTGTGGGTGCCAGAATTTCCCCTGTGCACCCTCTGATGCACCCGGCCACTGAGAAACCCACAGGACGAACGTTCCAAATGGTCCTGCAATTGAAAGGATGTTGCGCCTGAACTTCAGGTGAACCACAACCTGTTCTGTATAAACTCATCCTCCGTTCATATGCAGAGTAGCATTTTGCACCTGCATGCAGGATGATGGGCATCACACCTCCGGCCAGGGCAATGCTCTAAAACCAAATCCAGCATCATTGTCCAAAGAAGAGGCACCAGAACAGCATTCTGGTGCCTCTTGAGCTTCTTAAGGGAAGGGGTTTTCAGGGCAGGCTTTTGCCTGAATGCCCTGTGATCGTTTCAGGCAGATTCATCCACAGCAACAGCTTCCATCACCTGATCGTCTTCTGGGAGTTGCACACTGGCGTACACGTCGGTGTGCTCTTCCAGCCAGCGTTTGCGGTACACCATGAAAGCCGCAGTGGCGGTGTCCCGGATGGTGAGGGCATTCATGGTGCCTCCCACTGCAGCACCCACCAGGGGCACCAGTTGCAGGGCTTTGCGCTGGGTCAAATTGATGCCCAGGCTCTTGGCAATTTCCCGCACACCCAGTTTCTCCAGGGTGGCGGGCAGCAAGATGGACACCACTTTGTCCAGTCCTGCACCCTGACGCAGTGCACGGGTGATGGCGTGCATGCTCAGGATGAATTTTTCCCTTTGCCCCACATCCAGGGCCGAAGCAGAACCCAGAATGCCACGGGCCAGGGCTTCTTCTTCCGGGGAATCCACTTTGTAACCATATGCCGCTGCCACCTGCCTGATCACCCGCTGGGTCACGGTGATCAGGATGGGCACATCCAGCAAAATGGTGGCCCAGCCTCCTGCACCTGCGGCTGCCCCGGAGGCCGTCCCCACCCCGAGGTTTTCCAGAATGATCTTGCGGGCCACTGCATCTCTGGCCTGCAGTTCACAGGGAATGGATTTGCGGGTGACTTCCACGCTTTTTTCGATTTTTTGC is a window encoding:
- a CDS encoding S8 family peptidase translates to MKKTYVTLGLNATLLSVVLAACGGGGGGPTQGTIKGQVGFFDTSLSLSQQEAAQSLSPDVIPGHFLVKYRNEAGFSKQGLVQVAGKTLHLQRNLALSGVKLLAFDGATRAQTASVLAALRADPNVEYAQPDYMMYPMKTSNDPLLGFQWHYNSIKLQEAWDITTGSNVTVAVADTGILKGHPELAGKLLPGYDFATLTGDTPTGDGDSRDPDPEDTGSNDTTSYHGTHVAGTIAAATNNGAGVAGVSWGAKIVPVRVLGLAGGPLSDIMDGLLWAAGEPVAGVPANANPAQVINMSLGGKAICSDLPAYQALFDKLAAKGIIVVVAAGNSNADASKFSPASCGNVITVGSTGFASDRSTFSNFGTRVDVMAPGGEMAQDLNGDTKPDGVLSLGKDDVKKEFIHTFLQGTSMAAPHVAGVVALMKSVKPNLNYAEAVEILKKTATPLSNEQCRVANGCGAGLINAFKAVQMANSIPVPDFNVLLDVPAITLEAESSASATLHLNLTGGFAQPIDVKIEGVDAKLQATLVNLGSNKFRIDVKALADSAGNYTITVKANSGITTRTEMLSVQVKPTDVNAKGTSVIACAYTGNPAMLCDPNFSRFFDVAASGKVANYQISLSTSRRYIPVAWLDKNGSGKLDGGDFWGFYERNGKLVLVDPGESGIDLPLELFHDIKQLGVESEASISAQKILEQMIQQQAK
- a CDS encoding EcsC family protein is translated as MPHDSSHQSENPPVEDAAQTEEGQSSTDMMLYEQAQEARAYHQKARQDIDRWASARPTALEQTGKKTALLVERGLGSLAKYIPESMTERVTGAVEQALSSTASLADHLLDGQKIEKSVEVTRKSIPCELQARDAVARKIILENLGVGTASGAAAGAGGWATILLDVPILITVTQRVIRQVAAAYGYKVDSPEEEALARGILGSASALDVGQREKFILSMHAITRALRQGAGLDKVVSILLPATLEKLGVREIAKSLGINLTQRKALQLVPLVGAAVGGTMNALTIRDTATAAFMVYRKRWLEEHTDVYASVQLPEDDQVMEAVAVDESA